The DNA window GAGGGTCAGGGCCGTGGCCAGCCGCCACCATTCCCCGGACAGTATCGCCCAGGCATCCGCGCTGCCGAGCTTGAGCCACCGTTCGGGGTACAATCCCCATCCGGGAAAGGTCCGGTTGTAGACCCAAAAAAACACAATGAGCAGGGACAGCCCGAGCAAAGTCGGCTCGACCCCGCTGACCGGTCGCAGATCAACCAGATTCACACCGCGCCAGTCAGGCTGGTTTTCCTCGTAATAGAGGGTGATCTCATCCACGGCACGGGCCAGAAACCATTGCTGAACCTGGACCGCATACCCGCCGCCTTCAGCCTTGGGCCACTGATGCAGCCGATACGGCACATGACGCGAAGCCAGGATCAACGTCCACAACTGCGCCTCCCCATGCGACAGGGGCGAAGCATCCTCCCCGCGGACCTGGGAAACGATATCAATCCAGGTGTGCTGCAAGACGCGGCGCAGGAATCCGGGGTTTTCCGTGTCGATGACCATGCCGCACTGTAGAAGATTATTCGCCAGACGCAAACCTGTTTCCCCCTTGCGTTGCCACCGGCCTCCACCTATGCTCTTGCAAAACACAACGGAGTCACCATGTTCAAACGACCGGCTGTCCTTTTCCTGCTCCTTGTCTTCTGCCTGCTGCCTTCATCGGTTCACGCCGCCGACCTCGACGTCATGATCGGCCAGATGCTCATGGCCGGATTCAGAGGTTTCACGGCGGACGAGAACAGCCGCATCGCCAGGGACATTCGGGATTACCACCTCGGCGGCGTGGTTCTCTTCGACTACGATGTGCTTCTGGGCAAAGCCGAACGCAACATCAAAAGCCCGGAACAGGTCAAGAACCTGAACCGCGCCCTGCAATCCTATGCCGAAATTCCCCTTTTCATCGGGGTGGACCAGGAGGGCGGAAAGGTACAGCGGCTCAAAAAAGCCTACGGCTTCCACGAAACCCCTTCGGCCAAGAATATCTGTTCCTCCGGTGAGTTCAAGGTGCGGGCTTCGGGCTATATGGCCGGTTCCACCCTTTCTGCCGGGGGATTCAACCTCGACTTTGCGCCCGTTGTCGACGTGGATGTGGCCCCCGACAGCCCGGTCATCGGCAAGCTGGAACGCAGCTTTTCCTCCGACCCGGAAAAGGTCACCCGGTGCGCTGAAATCTTCATGGGAGAACTGAAACGGAGCCAGGTGCTCTCCTGTATCAAGCATTTTCCGGGCCACGGTTCCGCAGGATCGGACAGCCACGAAGGATTGACCGACGTGTCGAACACCTGGACCGAAACGGAGCTGATCCCCTACCGAAAGCTGATCGCCAGGGGTCAGGTGCCCATGATCATGACCGCGCACATCTTCAACACCAACCTGGACCCGGACTATCCGGCCACCCTTTCGCACAAGGTGATCACCGGACTCCTCAGACAGGATCTCGGATATGAGGGCGTGGTCATCACCGATGACATGACCATGGGGGCGATCACGGAATTCTACGGGCAAAACGAGGCCATCAGGCTGGCCATCGAAGCCGGGGCGGACATCCTGCTCTTCGGCAACAACCTCCAATACGACGAAAATATCGTGGGCAAGGCACACGCCGCCATCAAACAGTTGGTTGAGGAGGGGAAGATACCAGAAGAGCGGATCGTCAAGTCCTTCGAGCGAATCCAGCGCCTCAAGACCTCCCTTTGAAACAACGACGCCGGTTGCCCCACGGGACAACCGGCGTCATCATCTGCCATGCCACACAGGCTCAAGGCTGCGCGGCAAACACCGACACCCTGCCGTCATCGGCGATGAAATTGAGCAACCCGTTCTCGATTTTCACTTTCAGCGGATGGGACAAAGACTGGAAAAAACGCATCTCCAGATCGTCGAGCGGTGGCGAACAGCTCATCATGGTCGCGGCCATGGGACCGAAGGAAATCATGTCGCCCTCAAGCGTAAAAGAACCTGAATAGTGGTTGCAGCCGCCCAGACCCGAGACCGTGCCTGCGCCGGAAAACACCATGGACGAATGGCCCATGTCCATGACCGGATCGCCCAGAATGTACTCGGCCA is part of the Pseudodesulfovibrio sp. S3 genome and encodes:
- a CDS encoding glycoside hydrolase family 3 protein; translated protein: MFKRPAVLFLLLVFCLLPSSVHAADLDVMIGQMLMAGFRGFTADENSRIARDIRDYHLGGVVLFDYDVLLGKAERNIKSPEQVKNLNRALQSYAEIPLFIGVDQEGGKVQRLKKAYGFHETPSAKNICSSGEFKVRASGYMAGSTLSAGGFNLDFAPVVDVDVAPDSPVIGKLERSFSSDPEKVTRCAEIFMGELKRSQVLSCIKHFPGHGSAGSDSHEGLTDVSNTWTETELIPYRKLIARGQVPMIMTAHIFNTNLDPDYPATLSHKVITGLLRQDLGYEGVVITDDMTMGAITEFYGQNEAIRLAIEAGADILLFGNNLQYDENIVGKAHAAIKQLVEEGKIPEERIVKSFERIQRLKTSL
- a CDS encoding META domain-containing protein, translating into MPLGAGKTRSVCLSALAGVILLMSGCSGASVGSDDILPRLAGKVWVAEYILGDPVMDMGHSSMVFSGAGTVSGLGGCNHYSGSFTLEGDMISFGPMAATMMSCSPPLDDLEMRFFQSLSHPLKVKIENGLLNFIADDGRVSVFAAQP